The Candidatus Eisenbacteria bacterium genome contains the following window.
CGCGAGGGCCACCCCCGCCACCGCGTCTCGCGCTCCGCATCGCGGCAGGGGCGGCGCTGGTGGCGGGGGTGGCCCTCGCGTGGCAACTCGGCTTCGTCAGCACTCCGCCCGAGGTCGCGCGCTTCGTGCGGCTCGGCGACAGCGCGGCGCGGCGCGGCGACCTGGAGCCGGCACGCGTCAGCTGGAGGCGCGCCTGGGATGAGGGGCTGCGGCACCCGGCGCTGGCGGCACGACTCGGCTGGGCCGCGTTGCAGCTCGACGCGGTCGGCGAGGGCGCGGTGTGGGTGATTCGCGGCCACCTGCTCGATGCGCGCGACCCCGGGCTCGCGGAGCTCGAGTCGCGCGTCCGCGAGGCGGGAGGACTGCTCGGCGTGGGTTGGCTCGGTGCTCCGGTCCGTCGGCTCGAGTGGTCACTGCTTGCGCTGGTGCTCGGGCTTACCGCCGGACTGTGGTGGCCGCGACGTGGCGCCTGGATCGTCGCGGTCCTCGCGGTCGTGGCGGGCCTCGAGTCGTCACTCGAGATCGCAGCTCGTACCTCGCGTCACGAGGCGGTGATCACGACCAGCCTCGCCCTCGGCGGCGAAGGGTTGGTGCTCGAGCCCGGGCAGGTGGTTCGAGTCGTCGGACGTCAGACCGATCAGGTGGTGGTCGAGGTCACTCGCGGCACGCGTGGACTGGTGGCTCCCGGCAACTTGATTCCAGTCCTGCCTTCGAGACCCGGAAAACCGTGAGAGGCGTATGAACCGAATCGCAATCCTGGTCCTGTTGATCGGAAGCATGCTGACCCCTATCGAGCAACTGGACTTGGCGTTCCAGCGCTGGGCTCAGGCCTCGCGCGAGCCATGGATGGAGCCCGCGATGCAGGGTGCGACGCGCATCGGGCGACCCGAAAATGTGATGGTCGTGCTGTTGGGAGTCGCATTGTTCGGCGGTCCCGCGGGCCCGGTCATCGCTCGCCATGCGATTACCGTGCTGTTGCCGGTCAATCTCGTGGTCGAGGCGACCAAGTACACGGTCGGGCGCACGCGACCCGACGGGGACTCGAAGCGGCGGAACTCATCCTTTCCTTCGAGCCATGCCGCCAACGCGTTCGCGGTCGCATGGGTCGTCGCGGCTCGATGGCGACGAGCGGCGTGGCCCGCGTTCGTGGTCGCGGTGCTGATTGCCGGCTCTCGGATCTACCTCAACCGACACTTTCTGTCCGACGTGGTAGCCGGCTCTCTGATTGGAGTTGGGGTCGCATTCGCGGTCGGGCGATGGCTCCAGGTCCGAGGCGAAAGCTGGTTGCACGAGGGGAGGCTGCGAAAGGTCTGAGCGTTGAGGGTCTGGTCTGCTATGTTGCGCCCGTGAAGGCGATGTCCAAATGACGGTCCTTGCAGCCCCGGCGATTCCAGACCTCCCGCTCTTCATCCTCGAGTTGCACTGGCGGCGTCGCGATCTCGTACTCGGCGAGCTGGTCACTCTCGCTCACCGGGTCGGCAGCGTTCGGTCGATCGGGCCTCTGCTCGAGACCCTGCGGATTCGCGAACGGATCGCTCCCAGCTTGCTCGGCAAGGGAGCCGCATTCCCTGCTCTGCGTTCGCTGCTCGTGACGCGTCCCACGCTGGTCGGCGGACGCGCGGCGCGCGCGCTCGACTGGTCGAGCGAGCCGGACGGTCAGGTGCGGCTGGTGATGCTCGCACTGGCGCCCGCCGAGATGGCGGAGGAGTCCTGGCACGGCTGGCTCGCGCGAGTGGCCGCGCTGGTGCGGCAGCAGCGACCCCGTCAAAAACTGCTCGAAGCGACGACTGCGGAATCCGCCGCGGCGCTCATGAAGGAAGCGGGAGCGTGAGCGAGGGCGAAATCGAAGGCGTCGCCGAGGGTGGGCCCAGCCTGGCCGTGCTTCACGACCTGGACCTGCTGGTGCAGGAGTATGCCGCGCCCGCCGGCCGTCGGCGGCTCAAGCGACTCGGCCTGCCGATCGACGGCGTAGAACGCCTCACCGGCATGCGCGCCCAACTCGCCGCCGCCATCGAACCGCGCTGGCTGATGCCCTACGAACGCGCCCGTGCACGCTATGGTCGCGGCATGGCGGCCGTGCGCGGGCACACCTGCACGGGCTGCTACGTGCGCCTGCCGGCGACCGCACGGAGTCGTGCCGCCGCCGATCTCGATCCGCCCCTGTGTCCCGGGTGCGGGCGGGTATTGCTCTGGACCTGAGCCTCCGCGACAGCCCCTTCCTCCTCGAGTTTCGGATGCGGTCCAGGTCAGTGCTGCGGTATGCTTGCGGCGCTTCGAAACCGGCGGATAGAGGAGCGAAACCACATGATGTTGCGTACGCGGCGCCTCGGTGCGCCGGTCCTGCTAGTGGCTGCATTGCTGGGAGGTTGTACCTCGCTGCGTGAAGTTCCGCGCGAGCAGTTCGCGGTCAGTGCCGAGCGACGTGACGTTCAGGTTCTCACGCTCGACAGCCTGCGCTATGAGTTCGACGTGGTGCGTTTCAGCGCCGACTCGCTCACCGGGTTTCGCCGTCGCGAAGCGGACGCTCCGATCGAGTTGTACGACTGGCATGCCCTGTCGTTCGGGGACGTGCAGCGCATTTCGACTCGCCGCACGGACTGGTATCGCACCGGGCTTTTCGCGCTCGGGCTCGCGGTCGGAAGCGTGACGTATCTGCTGACGCAGAGGAGCGACGAAGGGCCGACCGGCGATGGCGGGCCGATCAAGGGACCGATCGGTCTCGAGGAGTGACGCGAGCGACCGGCTAGTCGCTCAGCGCTCGCACCAGCAGTGCCCCGAGCAGCGCGCCGCCGAGATCGGCCGCCAGGTCGAGCGGGTCGAAGCCCGAGCCGCCGCGGTCGATGCATTCCTTGGCCGCTCCGAATCCGAACGAGATCCCGAACGCCGCAGCGGGCGGGGCCCCGAACGCGCCCGCTCCAGCGGCAAGCGCGAACGACAGCGAGGCGTGCTGCCAGCGGTCCGCTCGAATCCCGAACGCGTGCGAAGGATGCGGCGTCTCCGGCGGAACGCTCGCGTCGGCGGCGAATTCCATCGCATCATGCGAGAGGGAGTCCGGCGCGAGCCGTGACGTCTCGATGGCGAGCGGGTACTCGAAGTCCGACCGGGGTGCCGACGCGCCGGGTCGCGCCATGATCAGAGTCGCACCCAGCATCAGACCCGAAACGATCGACCGGTGGAGAATATGCATCGCGTACTCGCGAGGTGGTTCGAAGGGTTCCGCCTGGGATCGGCCGAAGCAGCGCGTCTTCGTGCGGCTCGCCGACTCGAGGCGGTGACGTGGCCGGCGGATGCGCGGGAGGCGCTGCTGCGATTGCAGGCCGGCGGCGCCGCAGGATTCGTGGGGGGGACGGTACGGGATCGGCTGCTCGGTCGCGAGTCGACCGGTCCGCTCGATGTCGCATGTGCGCTGCGGCCCGAGGAAGTGCGGGCGCGATTCGAGCGCGTCGTGGACACCGGGCTGCGCCACGGAACCGTGACCGTGTGGCTCGGTTCGACCGCTCTGGAGTGCACGACCTTTCGTCGCGAGGGCACCTACGGGGACGCGCGCCGCCCGGACTCGGTGTCCTTCACGCTCGACCCTCAGGTCGACCTCGATCGCCGCGACCTGACCGTGAACGCGTTGTACTGGGATCCGATCGCGGACGAATTGCTGGATCCGCATGACGGTGCGAGCGATCTCGAACGCCGCACGCTGCGCGCGGTCGGCGACCCGCTCGATCGATTCCGCGAGGATGCACTGCGACCGCTGCGGGTGGCACGGTTTCGCGCCACCCTCGAGATGGAACCCGACGACGCGCTGTGGGACGCCGTCCACGTCGCGAGCCGCGAACGCAGCGGGGTGCGCTTCGAGGCGGTGTCGCCGGAGCGGGTGCGAGACGAGCTGATGCGAACGCTGGTCGCACCGCGGCCCTCACGGGCCTTCGAGCTGCTCTCCAGCGCGCGGCTGCTCGACCTGTGGATTCCGGAGCTGGCGCGCTGTCGAGGGGTGACGCAGAACCGGCACCACGCATTCGACGTGTTCGAACACTCGCTGCGGGCGTGCGATGCCGCACCGCGCGACAAGCCTCGCGTGCGATGGGCGGCGCTGCTGCACGATCTCGGCAAGCCCGAGACGCGCGAGGGTCCCGAAGGCGCGGCATCCTTCCACGGCCACGCCTCGATCGGTGCCGAACGGGCGGATCGAGTGCTCGAACGACTGCGGTTCCCGAGTCACGAGCGGAGTGCGATCGTGCTGCTGGTGCGCGAGCACATGTTCGAGTTGACGGCGAGCGCATCGGATGCGGCGTTGCGGCGGTGGCTGCGCCGCGTCGGCATCGAAAACGTCGCGGACCTGTTCGATCTTCGACTCGCCGATGCGCTCGCGACCGGCGTCGGACACGGTTTTCCGATCGCACTCGAGGCGCTTCGAGCGCGCATTCAAACGCAGCTGGACGCCTCGCACGCGCTCGCAATCTCCGATCTCGCGATCGACGGCGCGGATGTGATGCGCGAACTCGAGCTCGCGCCGGGGCCGCGGGTCGGCGAAGCACTCGTCGCAGTGCTCGAGGCGGTGCTGGAGCAGCCGGAGCTCAATACGCGCGAGCAACTCCTCGCGATGTTGCGTGCGCGACGCGCGGCACGCGCTTGACACTCACGAAATCACGCCCGTAACCTGCACGATCGGACAGGAGGTGCGGGGTCCCTCAGGACTCTGCGACGTGATCTTTGATTTCAATGTCGGCGGTCCAGAAACCGGTGCGGCGCGAGCTGGAGCGGGTGCAAACCCATCTCCGGAAGCTCTTCCGCACCCCGATCCCGATCCTGAACGAAGTCGGCGGACACGTCCTCGCCACCCGCGGCAAGAAATTCCGCCCCACCATGCTGCTCCTGACCGCCAAATTGCGCGGTCACGCGGGCCGCGACGCGGTGGTCTGCGCGACCGTGGTCGAGATGGTGCACGCGGCCGCGCTGATCCACGACGATTCGGTCGACCGCAGCGGGCTGCGCCGCGGGGTCCCGACCGTGAACGGACTGTGGACCGACGAGATGGCGATCATCATGGGCGACTATCTCTACGCCTCGGCCATGAAGACGCTGGTCGAGAACAAGCAGGATGCCGCGATGCAGGTGCTGGCGCGCGTGGTCACCGAGATGTCGTGTGGAGAGGCACTCGAGTTCCAGTACGCCCACGATGTCACCGTCACCGAGGAACAGTATGAAGAACTGGTGCGGGCCAAGACGGGTTCGCTGATCGGCGCGTCGACCGAAATCGGCGCCGGACTCAATGGCGGCGGCCGCGACATGACGCGCCGGAAGCGCTATCGCCGGTTCGGAGAGAAGGTCGGCGTCGCGTTCCAGATCGTCGACGACCTGTTCGACTACTTGAGCGATCCCGAGGTGACCGGTAAGCCGGTTGGTGCGGATCTCGCCGACGGAAAGGTGACGCTGCCGCTGATCGCGGCACTGCGAGGCGCGACGGAAAGGGACCGTCGTGAGCTCAAGCGACTTGCACAGCGTCGCAAGTGGACGCCGGGACAGTGGAGCCGGCTGCGCGAGCTGATCGCACGATCCGGCGGTTTCGAGTATGCGCGGGCCCGCGCGCAGACACTTGCGGACGAGTCCCGTGCGCTGCTGGCGAACGAGCGTCGCGGTTCGGTGCGCGAGGCACTCGATCGAGCGGTCGACTACGCAATCCACCGCGATCACTGAGTCGCGACCCGCGCCGAACGTGCCAACCCGCCCCCGTCCCGCCAAGCGTCTCGATTCCGCGCGTGCCCTCGCGATCGCCGTCGAGGCGGCTCGTGCGAAGAAAGCGCAGGACCTGGTCGCACTCGACCTGCGAGAGCTCGATGGCGTCGCGGATCTGTTCTTCATCTGTTCCGCATCGAGCGAGGTGCAGGTCAAGGCGATCGCCGAGGCGGTCGAAGACAAGTTGCGCGACGCCGGACTCAAGCCGTGGCACATCGAGGGGCGCGAGGGCCGGCGCTGGGTGCTGCTCGACTACGTCGATCTCGTCGTTCACGTCTTCCACGAACAGACCCGCGAGTACTACTTGCTCGAACGGCTGTGGGGGGACGCGCGAAAGGTAGAGCTTGGTCTGGACGACGCTGACTGAGGGGCTGCGCGAGGCCTTGCGCGTCACGGGTCTCGAGGAACCCGGGCGGCTCGACCGGCTCGAGCTCGCGATTCCGCGCGATCCCTCGCACGGAGACTGGACCACCAATCTCGCGCTGGGACTCGCGCGTGAGGTCGGCCGTCCACCGCGCGCGATCGCCGAGCAACTGGCGGGCGGCTTTCCAGTCGATGCAGCGATCTTCGCCACCCCCGAGGTCGCGGGACCGGGATTCCTGAACTTCCGATACTCCGAATCGTTCGTGGCGTCGCTGGCCGCACACATCCGTCGCGAGGCCGAACAGTTCGGCACCAGCCGTTTCGGTGCCGGCGAAACGGTGATCGTGGAATACGTGAGTGCCAATCCGACCGGTCCGTTGAACGTGGTGAGCGCGCGTGCGGCGGCAGTCGGCGCGACGCTGGTGCGTCTGCTGAACGCGACGGGCCACGCCGCGGTCGGTGAGTTCTACGTCAATGACGCGGGCAATCAGGTCGAGCTGCTGGGTGAATCGCTCGCCTCACGCTTCGCAGAGCGCATCGGCGTCGAGCGGCCGCTTCCGGAACAGGGCTACCAGGGTGAGTACGTGCGCGAGCTGGCGGCGCAGCTGCCCGAAGCACCGGCGCGCGCCGCACTTGCGGCGACCAACGGCTCGTCGTGGTTCCGCGATCAGGCGCTGACCCACATGCTGGCATGGCAACAGCGCGACCTCTCGGACTACGGCGCCGAGTTCGCGCGCTGGTTTCGCGAGACCGAGCTGCATCGATCGGGAGCGGTCGCCGACACGCTCTCGGCCCTGGAGGCGCGCGGCATGATCTACCGGGCGCGCCAGTCCGAAGCCGGCAGCGCGGAACGTGGCCACGAGGCCGACGAGGAAGTGGAAGAGCGGGGCGACGCGACGTTCGTCCGCAGCTCCGGGTTCGGCGACGACCAGGACCGAGTGGTGGTCAAGAGCAGCGGCGCCACGACCTACCTGCTGCCGGATATCGCGTATCACCGCGACAAGCATGCCCGCGGCTTCCGGCACGCCATCGATCTGTGGGGGCCGGACCATCACGGCTACATCCCGCGCATGAAGGCATCACTGCAGGCGCTCGGTCTCGCTCCGGATTTCCTCGAGGTGCTGATCGTTCAACAGGTCAACCTCCTGGCGGCCGGGCAGCCGGTCAAGATGAGCAAGCGCGCCGGCGAGTTCGTCACCTTGCGCGACCTCATGGACGACGTGGGTGCGGACTGCGCCAAGTTCTTCTTCCTGATGCGATCGACCAGCGCCCACCTCGACTTCGATCTGGATCTCGCGAAGCAGCAGAACGACGAGAACCCGGCCTATTACGTTCAGTACGCCCATGCGCGCATCGCATCGCTGCTGCGCTTCGCCGACGAACGCGGGCATGCGATGCCGGCGCTCGAGGCCGGGCCGGCTCCCGTGACGGTCGAGCTCGCGGCCGAAGAGCGTACGCTGCTACGTAAGCTCGCGGCGTTCCCCGAGGTGGTTCGGGGCGCGGCCGCGACGCGCGAGCCGCACCGGATTCCGACCTATCTGCACGAGACCGCGGCCGAGTTCCATCGTTTCTATCATCACTGTCGCGTGGTGTCCGACGATCGCGTGCTGACCGCGCAGCGGCTGGCGGTGTGCGAAGCCACTCGCCGTGTGCTCGCGAACGGGCTTGCGCTGCTCGGCGTCACGGCACCCGATCGCATGGCACGCGCCGAAGCGGAGGATGCATGAAGCCCCCGAGTCGGGTTCCGAGCGATATCGCGGTGGTCGGATCGGTCGCACTGGATTCGATCCGCACGCCATTCGGAATGGTCGAGGACGCGCTCGGCGGTTCCGCATCGTATTTCGCTTTCTCGGCCAGTCACTTCGCCCCGGTGCGGATCGTCGCGGTGGTCGGCGATGACTTCCCGGTCGCGCATCGGGAGCGATTCCAGAGTCGCGGCATCGATCTGAGCGGGCTCGAAACCGCGCCGGGCCGAACCTTCCGGTGGCGCGGGGAATACGCCGCGGAGCTCGGTCATGCGCACACACTCGAAACCCAGCTCAACGTGTTCTCCACCTTTCACCCCCGGCTCGAGCCGGCTCATCGCGAGTCGCCGTTCGTGTTCCTCGCCAACATCGATCCGGATCTGCAGCTCGAAGTGCTGGGCCAGATGGAGTCGCCGCGGCTGATCCTCTCAGACACCATGAACTACTGGATCGCACGCAAGCCGGACCGTGTGATCGAAGTG
Protein-coding sequences here:
- a CDS encoding CCA tRNA nucleotidyltransferase, with product MHRVLARWFEGFRLGSAEAARLRAARRLEAVTWPADAREALLRLQAGGAAGFVGGTVRDRLLGRESTGPLDVACALRPEEVRARFERVVDTGLRHGTVTVWLGSTALECTTFRREGTYGDARRPDSVSFTLDPQVDLDRRDLTVNALYWDPIADELLDPHDGASDLERRTLRAVGDPLDRFREDALRPLRVARFRATLEMEPDDALWDAVHVASRERSGVRFEAVSPERVRDELMRTLVAPRPSRAFELLSSARLLDLWIPELARCRGVTQNRHHAFDVFEHSLRACDAAPRDKPRVRWAALLHDLGKPETREGPEGAASFHGHASIGAERADRVLERLRFPSHERSAIVLLVREHMFELTASASDAALRRWLRRVGIENVADLFDLRLADALATGVGHGFPIALEALRARIQTQLDASHALAISDLAIDGADVMRELELAPGPRVGEALVAVLEAVLEQPELNTREQLLAMLRARRAARA
- a CDS encoding phosphatase PAP2 family protein, producing MNRIAILVLLIGSMLTPIEQLDLAFQRWAQASREPWMEPAMQGATRIGRPENVMVVLLGVALFGGPAGPVIARHAITVLLPVNLVVEATKYTVGRTRPDGDSKRRNSSFPSSHAANAFAVAWVVAARWRRAAWPAFVVAVLIAGSRIYLNRHFLSDVVAGSLIGVGVAFAVGRWLQVRGESWLHEGRLRKV
- the rsfS gene encoding ribosome silencing factor — its product is MRGPARRHLRTSPVRCWRTSVAVRCARHSIERSTTQSTAITESRPAPNVPTRPRPAKRLDSARALAIAVEAARAKKAQDLVALDLRELDGVADLFFICSASSEVQVKAIAEAVEDKLRDAGLKPWHIEGREGRRWVLLDYVDLVVHVFHEQTREYYLLERLWGDARKVELGLDDAD
- the argS gene encoding arginine--tRNA ligase codes for the protein MVWTTLTEGLREALRVTGLEEPGRLDRLELAIPRDPSHGDWTTNLALGLAREVGRPPRAIAEQLAGGFPVDAAIFATPEVAGPGFLNFRYSESFVASLAAHIRREAEQFGTSRFGAGETVIVEYVSANPTGPLNVVSARAAAVGATLVRLLNATGHAAVGEFYVNDAGNQVELLGESLASRFAERIGVERPLPEQGYQGEYVRELAAQLPEAPARAALAATNGSSWFRDQALTHMLAWQQRDLSDYGAEFARWFRETELHRSGAVADTLSALEARGMIYRARQSEAGSAERGHEADEEVEERGDATFVRSSGFGDDQDRVVVKSSGATTYLLPDIAYHRDKHARGFRHAIDLWGPDHHGYIPRMKASLQALGLAPDFLEVLIVQQVNLLAAGQPVKMSKRAGEFVTLRDLMDDVGADCAKFFFLMRSTSAHLDFDLDLAKQQNDENPAYYVQYAHARIASLLRFADERGHAMPALEAGPAPVTVELAAEERTLLRKLAAFPEVVRGAAATREPHRIPTYLHETAAEFHRFYHHCRVVSDDRVLTAQRLAVCEATRRVLANGLALLGVTAPDRMARAEAEDA
- a CDS encoding PTS transporter subunit EIIA; this translates as MTVLAAPAIPDLPLFILELHWRRRDLVLGELVTLAHRVGSVRSIGPLLETLRIRERIAPSLLGKGAAFPALRSLLVTRPTLVGGRAARALDWSSEPDGQVRLVMLALAPAEMAEESWHGWLARVAALVRQQRPRQKLLEATTAESAAALMKEAGA
- a CDS encoding sugar kinase, which encodes MKPPSRVPSDIAVVGSVALDSIRTPFGMVEDALGGSASYFAFSASHFAPVRIVAVVGDDFPVAHRERFQSRGIDLSGLETAPGRTFRWRGEYAAELGHAHTLETQLNVFSTFHPRLEPAHRESPFVFLANIDPDLQLEVLGQMESPRLILSDTMNYWIARKPDRVIEVLRRVDVALLNEEEARALSGETQLVRAAGKLLDEGARAVIVKKGEHGALYRSRKEMFITPAYPVSGLWDPTGAGDSFAGGFIGWLARSGRTDGDALRQALAVGAAMASLAIEAFSPERLVSAGPDEITSRVESLHRMVHFTLEPLFTNES